The Sesamum indicum cultivar Zhongzhi No. 13 linkage group LG9, S_indicum_v1.0, whole genome shotgun sequence genome segment TTGATTAATCACTTTACCTTAGAAAGGGAGAAGCAGTTGCAATATACCCTCCCTTTCCCTATGACGTGGCGGTAGTTATGACAGTTAAGTTGAACAAAGCCCAACTTCCCCTCATAAAGGAATGACTACAAACACAGCTTACTTGACATTCATTTCCTTCCCTTTCTTGGAAatattcaaattcttgaaatcgCAGCTTACTTGACATTCATTCAAGAATCAGCTCGTTTCTATCAAGAATTTGGCTTTAGACGTTCCCATATAGCGAGGATCTGCAAATGGCAAGGACTGGTTTGGTGGTGTTTAATCAGGAGTATCCTGACTACTACATGTGCAAGTCGTGTCGAACGCATATTGCCTTGGCAGAAGACTTCATCTCCATCGATGCAGTACGTAAAATCTCCGTCTTAAGTTACTGTAATATTAGCGTTCAAGAATTCCggttttatttcttcttaGATCAGTTTCTTGATCTAATTGCTTTTAAGTTCCATGGTCCTTTGCTTCTTCAAGAATTCTCATACTCTCTGTCATGTTTCAATCTGTTTTTTTCGGATGCAGGATACTGAACTAATTGGCGCAACGTTTGATAAAGCGTAAGATCTGAATGCTGCAGTAGTCGTATTTTCATTCATCTGGATAAAGTTGGTTAAACAGTATGAACTTAGGGAAAACTTGATGTGCTGCAAATTAAGTTTCTCAATCGGgtaaatgtatatatgtatgcagTGTGAACCTGCGAGTCGACGGACCAGTTCACCACAGGGAAGTTGCTGGCAAGACAGTTGTTGATATCTACTGTGTCAACTGTGATGATAAGTTGGGCTGGAGATATGTAaggattttcattttgtttctaaGTCAAGAAGAGTCTTTATTAAAGATAGCTCTGTTTAGTTCAGTATCCTGGACACGAAAAAGGAGATTGNNNNNNNNNNtgcaatatataaatttactagATTTTGTTTCTAAGTCAACTCAAGAAGAGACTTTATGATGCAGATTCATGTTAATGGGGAGGAGATTGCTCTTGAAGATGACAACGTGAGGCTAAGAATGTAAGCAATTAATGAAAACTATAGCATACCACTGAATGTTTGTACGTTGTTATAACACTGTCAGTTCCCTTACAAGTATTGTTGGGAAACTATTTAACAGGAAAAAACTCGTGAGGAAGTATAGCAATCAGATTCTGGATGCAGAAACCATGTCTCCAGTCCGTGAAGATCCATAATACTGTCTGCAGTAAGAGTCTTGAGAGGATGGATAGATTGAAGAACTTAGCTGAAGTTCGTCTACAGtcataaattttacttttcacTGAATTTAGACTTTATTCCTTCACATTCAGACTCTGTATTTTTCGATTCTTGCAGAGGAAAACCCTCGTTGCAGCAAAGCTTATCCTCTTACAGATTgtgttttcaaatttgaattgagATAGTATATCCGAAACAGTTTTCAGGTTAAACTTTCTTCTTCTGAGATACTCACTTAGCAACAAGGCGTGCTTCTCATTTTTACATGGACTCATCTGTCAAATATGTACGAAGAAACGTAAAAATGCATTAGCAACCCATTATTTGGTGCCTTTCTTTAGCTTGCAAAACCatacagaacaaaaaataaatcaagatgGCATATTTTGAGTATGTTATACTACTTAAGCTACTTTCACTGAAGCATTTTTTTGAATCACCTTGCAATTATCAAGTTCCGCTTGATTGCAGATGTTTTGATTCTTTGATCTCTGTAACCCCTGCACGACAATGAAGCATTTCGCTTTATAACATCCTCTCTCTAGTGAGGCGCATTTTCTTTAGGACAGAGCCATGAGGCTAGAAAGCCAACGCGGACAATACCTCATGCTAGTGGCCCTAATCATGTCGCATGCTTCATTGCAAGCCAAATTTTATcagaaaagagaaatacaaGAAGTTGAAAGCATGGAAACTGTGTAACAGAAGTTGGTGCagatgaaaatgaagtgaAGTTAAtgcaaaacttaaaaataaagggTCATTAGATCCATCAATGTACAAACAGTTCCCCAATTACACGTATGCGCACGTGTATGCAGTGTCAACGTGCAAGTCGACGAACCCATTCGCCACAGGCAAGTAGGTCACAGAGTTGCTGCTGATATCTACAATTTCGAGTGTTTTAATTCATGACAAATCCTTCTTGCAGTTAATGTTATTCGCAATATGCATTTCCTGCATGCTGGAAAGGCATGAATTCCAAGTCCcttttaacaatattatgaGTGTGGACCAACTCAATGTTACATTATATTTCCATCCTCACTATATATAGTTTTCTTACAATTTTGCAATATTGTACAGACATTGTAGTTATATATAGTTGATGTCTGGCCATATGTTATAATCGTGCAATTATTCTATCCCAGaaggaaattttttatcaacgACAGACATAGTTATAAAGTTCTCTAAGAATCAAACCGCTTCTAATCACAGTACCAATCAATGCCTAATTCCTTGAACTACTAAACAAAAACCATACATATTCGTCTAAAAATGTGCGGCAAGCAAGGTGGTGAACATGCAGTACAACCATAGCTTGAGAACTGAGATCAGTTCAAAATTCAGTAACAGCATGTTCCTCAACTTAGTGCTAGTATCactatcttttttctttttcctaataCCCAGACTTTTAAATCTTTTGCTGAGATGATGTCGACGAGGTGAGGATGATGagtgaaagagaaaatatagaTGATTGCTTGTATACAATGTGTTACACCCTCAGATATGGTGGCAGTTGTGACAGTTAAGACAGTTAACTTGAAACAAAGCCCATCTTCTCCTCATATATAGTAACAACACACACTCCTTTAGAGCTCAGAAAACTGTCTTTCCATCATCAAATCTGCATTCCAATCAAGAACAAGCCAAGAATTTGGCTTCAGAGTTTGCCTTGACTATCAGCAAATGGAAGAGATACCTCTGGTGCATTTTGATGAGTGCTACATGTGCAAGTCATGCAGAACTCATCTTGCCTTGGAAGCCGACATGATCTGCATCCATGTAAAAtttctgtgttttttttttttatttctgtgtTGTTCAAGAATTCCATTTTCCGTCTTATATAATCTTGTTTCTCGTTCATTTTCTTCCAGAGAGTTTCTTGGTGTCAATGGCTTTACAATAAGATGgatcttcaagaatttcttggACCTCTTGTTTAGTTGAATATAATCTGATCCTATTTGGGTATAATGGCTCTAAAACGACACGCTGCAGTGCTATAATTTACGAATTCTAGTGAATAAATCAACTGATAGTGTTGTTCTTGAGCATTTCTTGGAATGTAATAACTACTGATGAGACTGTTCTTTTCTTGAATGAATGAAAAGTTACAGCACGAGAGCATCCTAATTCACAAGCAAATATTTAGCATTATCATAAGACTTGATTTCCCAATTTTTCATCAGTCGAAAAATGATACACGTTGGTCGTTCTTATGATGAGACATCAAAATATGTGCGACAACACTCTACTGTATCACTTTTTTTTCTCCTGATGGCAGAacgccatatatatatatatatatatatatatatatatttgtatagtGCTAGTTTCACTAGTAGATGGTTCACTAACTGGAAGACATTTGATGATTTGGCCTTTTATAGAGATACCGGATTCTTCTAAAGGTAGATGTTCACTCGAGATTATTGACCCATCAAGCTTTGTCCATTTTTTGAGAGTTTTTTGAATGACTGCTAATTTGTCATTTCCATATGTTTGGTATAGATaggagaaaaaaggaatattttgtttagtatATGAAATGTACTCATACCATTCAGATCTGATGTTTGCTCTTTGGGGTTCAGAGAAATTATTCATGAACCATTTTCtatgagaaatattttcttcagaaagaaagtcttttttaagaaattcttTATCTATTAGAAATTCTTTGGTAATGGTAAGAATTTGCGATGGTGCGGAATTTGGGGAACCAGTTTCCTCATAATCTTGGTATATTGTTTGTGCAAGGTTTTGATCTATTcttattctttgaaattttgaggtGGTAGGTCTAATTGTTTCAGATGTTGAGTGTCTGGAGGGGGTGATAGGATGAGAGAAGGAtgttctatttgtttttagtGAATTATgtctacaaaattttattcctaCGGATCCATCTTGATGTtgggtaatttgatcaatttctgaattttctatgGGTTGAGTTGGGGGAATTGATCCTGGTGGTAAATTCCATGTTTCTGGTAAAGTAACATTTTTCCATTCTATAGTTTTTGGAACTAAAAGATTAGATTTGGCTCTATTGATTTCCCAAAATACCGTTTGACCTGGTGATTTAGTGTGTGATATGGCTTGAATATCTAGGCcagtattagtaattttgtaGTGTAGCCTATAGAATATTTCATAGATATGAGATCcagatttcattttataattatagttttttacatttaaagttaaaatatctaaaatatgAGGATCATTAAGAGAAATAGTGAAATTTGGAAaggaattgaaataaattgggCCATTACAAAGACTAGTTCATGGTTCAAATATGGttgttatattcaaattatttttggtttgtgATATCCTGGTAcaaaatggtatcagagccatgcAAATCTTGAGTATATCCATATTTAGAAGTTCATAGTTTGTGAATCGAACTTCGACACGTTATAAGTCGGCTTACTTGACTTTATTGTGCCGCAATAAATCGTTGTCTGATTCGAAAgatcaaaatatgaaaatctaatactatggataaattcataaaaagcATGAATTTTGGAGCCTCATCATCAGGGGACAACCAAGAAAATTCGAATATAATTACCACAGGAGAGACACTGTGGGAAGACAGAGATCTATTCGATTGGAAACCTCCCAAAATCAAtactaaagaaatttataaaaaatcatttattgattttaagtcAGCTTATACTATAAAAACAGAAGAACAAGTTTTACCCCTGGTATCTGACCAACAaacattacatttattttcaaaagcttctattattaaacatattaaaaatggATATAAATTTCTGCATATTGGTCTTGTTCAAATTGCTATAAAACCTTTAACAAGAGAAGGATTAGACACCAGTGTGTTTCTAGCCTTAAGAGACTGTCGACACTTAGATTTTTATGATTCCTTACATAGTTTCAAATATGGttgttttattcaaattattcttggtTTGTGATATCCTGGTAcaaaatggtatcagagccatgcAAATCTTGAGTATATCCATATTTAGAAGTTCATAGTTTGTGAATCGAACTTCGACACGTTATAAGTCGGCTTacttcatgtatatatatatatatatatatacactacgCATTCTTCATCTTTCTTGCCTGCAGGATGCTGCAGGACTATGTGGAGGTCTCTTCACTAGAGTGTAAGATCTGAATGACACATTCGCCGTTTTCATCCATATCAGAAAATTATATGAAGAGCAATCTAACTTAGTTTTTTTCTGCAACGATGCCCATTATATTCTTTAAGCATGAATCAGCAGCCTCTTTTCTCTGGATTGTATTATGAGCGGATTTCGCACTGTTTCTGAGTTATGCATGTATACATACATGCAGTGTCAATGTGCGAGTCGATGAACCTGCTAAGCACTTTAAAGTTCGTGCCAACACAATTGCTGATGTCTACTGCCTGAAATGTGATGCTCGGCTGGGCTGGAAATATGTAACATTTTAAAAGATTCTCCTGTTTTAAGGCTTTCTGTTTGCTGTTTTCAAGGTACTCACTAGATTTTTCTAAGTCGAGAGACTTTCCATTACAGGTTGAGGTTGATGGAGAGAAGATTAGTGACAAGGAGGAACATGTAAGATGTTCAAAGATTCTCGTCTTTTAAGGCTTTCTGTTTCCTATTTTCAAGTATTCACTAGAATTTTCTTAGTCAAGAGACTTTACGTTGCAGATTGAGATGGGTGTGGGTCAGATCCTTCCCCAGAGTGAAAATGTGAAGCTAATAGAGTAAGCTATTAAGGAAAGACCATGATATATAGTAATACTGCCAATTTTCTAATTGCATGTATTGTTGGGAAACTATTTGACAGGCAAAAGCTCTTGAAGAAGCATAGCAACCAGAGTCTAGATGCCGAACTTGACAGGCAAAAGCTCTTGAAGAAGCGTAACCACGAGGAGTCTAGATGCAGAAACCATGTCTCCAGTGGATGAAAATCCATAACTTCAGCTGCATAACAAGTCTTGGGAGAAGGGATAGACTGAACACCTTATGCAAAGTTGGTTGACAGCAATATCATTTTACTTTCACTGACTTCAAATTCTGCAATGTTCTGGTAAacattttggagacaaaatGTGTCCTACACATTTGCTATGGATGGAGCCAGTTGAGTGCTAATGCCGCAGTTTTACTAGCTTTACGATTCATAGAGCTGGCCAATCACTTTGGCTAAGCATTCAACTCTTTTTGATAGAACCATGGTTTGGACCTCAATTTAAACATATATCCAGAAGAAATAAGATGAGAGATTCATTATTTGAGCACTTGTCTGACTGATATACTGGAAGTTTGGTTTCATGATTAATCATCAATGCAAACTATTAACACCACTGATGAGGATAAACTTAAAAGTAAAGATTAAGATGAACATGAATGCTCAGGAAAGCAAATGACAGCACCTGCACACAGCAAGGTAACCAATAAGCATGTAGCTGAATAAACCATGCCTTGAGATCAccatcataatatttttatcaggCTATATCTCTATTTCATCAATGGAATAATAGTGGCATTAAACAATTTCGAGCAAACCAATGAAACAAACAGTACTGTCTTTTAAATTCATGTTGCAATGGTATAGGCTCGAGTCAGCAAGCCCCACAGCAGAGCCCAGTACTATCCCAGCCTCAACAGAAAATATAATGGAAGTAAAGAAAGATAATGGAATAATAGTTAAAACACCAGGGATAGGTATCCattggaaaataaacttgtgTGTGCATCATATTCCACAAAAAGCTACAAGAAATAGGCAACTCCTGTTGCAGGAAACAGTTTATCATGGGTTGAAATAGTCAAACATAAAACATATGAACTTAGACAGGGTGGCACTAGCCTTGAAACCAGAATAAAGATTAACCGAGAAACTTCTTGCTGGCGTTTTATTTGTCCAGGAAAAATCCAATGGCAGTTGCCTCAGCCTTTAAGATGCCCCTCCTTTAGCAAGGTCCTCAAGTGCCTTTGAAATCTGTTGCTCATTTAGACCTTCCAACCGTATTCCCCTTTCGATGCCCATGTCTATACAAAAGCAGAAGATTCATTAATTGAGGTTATTGTAATAATGAATCTATCTTGATATGTATAGTATTGTTTTTCCAAGATACagctaaagaagaaaataaagtgGCCAGGATAAAATGTGAAGCACAGTTCAAATTACAGTGGAAAGGATAA includes the following:
- the LOC105170834 gene encoding protein yippee-like At4g27740, with product MARTGLVVFNQEYPDYYMCKSCRTHIALAEDFISIDADTELIGATFDKAVNLRVDGPVHHREVAGKTVVDIYCVNCDDKLGWRYIHVNGEEIALEDDNVRLRMKKLVRKYSNQILDAETMSPVREDP